One genomic region from Arthrobacter sp. YN encodes:
- a CDS encoding flavin monoamine oxidase family protein — MQNLDRDVVIVGAGPSGLTAARELKKAGLSVAVLEARDRVGGRTWTDTIDGAMLEIGGQWVSPDQTVLMELLDELGLKMYSRYRDGKSVYIGADGKRTQYTGDTFPVNETTKAEMDKLVAILDGLAAEIGPTEPWAHPKARELDTISFHHWLRQNSNDEEACNNIGLFIAGGMLTKPAHAFSALQAVLMAASAGSFTHLTDEDFILDKRVIGGMQQVSLLQAAELGDDVVLNSPVRTIKWDDNKVTVVSEQATVNARYVIMAVPPNLYSRVSFEPPLPRRQHQMHQHQSLGLVIKVHAVYDTPFWREEGLSGTGFSAGALVQEVYDNTNHGDTRGTLVGFVSDEKADAVFELSAEDRKKAILESIAGFLGDKALAPEVYYESDWGSEEWTRGAYASSYDLGGLHRYGKDQHANVGPIYWSSSDLAAEGYQHVDGAVRMGQATAARIVEANKLSALPVA, encoded by the coding sequence ATGCAGAATCTTGATCGCGACGTTGTAATCGTCGGTGCCGGACCGTCAGGGCTGACGGCGGCACGCGAATTGAAGAAGGCCGGACTCAGCGTCGCAGTGCTCGAAGCACGCGACCGCGTGGGCGGCCGCACCTGGACCGACACCATCGACGGCGCCATGCTGGAAATCGGCGGCCAGTGGGTTTCCCCGGACCAAACGGTGCTCATGGAGCTGCTGGACGAGCTCGGACTGAAAATGTACTCACGCTACCGCGACGGCAAGTCCGTCTACATCGGCGCAGACGGCAAGCGCACGCAGTACACCGGTGACACTTTCCCGGTGAACGAAACCACCAAGGCCGAGATGGACAAGTTGGTCGCCATCCTGGACGGCCTCGCCGCCGAGATCGGACCCACCGAGCCCTGGGCACACCCCAAGGCACGCGAGCTGGACACCATCTCCTTCCACCACTGGCTCCGCCAGAACTCCAACGACGAGGAAGCCTGCAACAACATTGGCCTCTTCATCGCCGGCGGCATGCTCACCAAGCCTGCCCACGCCTTCTCCGCGCTGCAGGCAGTCCTCATGGCCGCCTCGGCCGGCTCGTTCACGCACCTGACGGACGAGGATTTCATCCTGGACAAGCGCGTCATCGGCGGTATGCAGCAGGTCTCGCTCCTGCAGGCAGCAGAGTTGGGCGACGACGTCGTCCTCAACAGCCCGGTCCGCACCATCAAGTGGGACGACAATAAGGTGACCGTGGTCTCCGAGCAGGCAACCGTCAACGCGCGGTACGTGATCATGGCCGTGCCGCCGAACCTGTACTCCCGCGTCTCGTTCGAGCCACCGCTGCCGCGCCGCCAGCACCAGATGCACCAGCACCAGTCCCTGGGCCTGGTCATCAAGGTCCACGCCGTGTACGACACCCCGTTCTGGCGCGAAGAAGGACTTTCCGGCACAGGCTTCAGCGCAGGCGCGCTGGTCCAGGAGGTTTACGACAACACGAACCACGGCGACACCCGCGGCACCCTGGTGGGCTTCGTGTCCGACGAAAAGGCCGATGCCGTCTTCGAGCTCAGCGCCGAGGACCGCAAGAAGGCCATCCTGGAATCCATCGCCGGCTTCCTGGGCGACAAGGCCCTCGCGCCCGAGGTCTACTACGAATCCGACTGGGGCTCCGAAGAATGGACCCGCGGCGCCTACGCATCCAGCTACGACCTCGGCGGCCTGCACCGCTACGGCAAAGACCAGCACGCGAATGTCGGACCGATCTACTGGTCCTCGTCCGACCTCGCAGCAGAGGGCTACCAGCACGTGGACGGCGCGGTCCGCATGGGCCAGGCAACTGCTGCCCGCATCGTTGAGGCCAACAAGCTGAGCGCACTGCCCGTCGCCTAA
- a CDS encoding sensor histidine kinase, producing the protein MSAATTLEVPQPTSRPGRSVRTTWTYTLGSMVFILVVLNFMLIILALDAFSSHSDGVAGLLLLALFCAVAAQIRYCWFLRAGLNGGLPSTAWTLALLVSSVAVWVLGLFSTSNALMWSLPLWLAASLVACLLPSRQRLVVLGAGLATTLLHPTIYSLLHGHGYGFPEEPGLRMLLSYAALMPVVLISSLWWWRIVVELDRHRLMAGELAVAQERLRFAADLHDIQGHHLQVIALKSELAERLLTVDLDAARGHIHDARLSAKQALEETRSLVSGYRGTVLENELENAREVLSAAGAHCELTIDPIPGNPDVHKALAMAVREATTNILRHSDATLASITLVASADSCTLTIRNNGVTSDSLVSKSPGNGLAGLRERISALGGQLETILDAERFELQASVPSKGIAS; encoded by the coding sequence ATGTCCGCAGCCACGACCCTTGAGGTTCCGCAGCCCACCTCCCGCCCGGGTCGCAGCGTACGCACGACGTGGACTTACACACTCGGCTCCATGGTGTTCATCCTCGTGGTGCTCAATTTCATGCTGATCATTCTTGCCTTGGACGCGTTCTCTTCCCATTCCGACGGCGTTGCCGGGCTTCTCCTTCTTGCTCTTTTCTGCGCTGTGGCGGCCCAAATCCGGTACTGCTGGTTCCTGCGGGCAGGCCTGAACGGAGGACTTCCGAGCACTGCTTGGACGCTGGCGCTGCTTGTTTCTTCTGTCGCCGTTTGGGTGTTGGGCCTATTCTCTACCAGCAATGCGCTCATGTGGAGCCTGCCGCTGTGGTTGGCTGCCTCCTTGGTGGCTTGCCTGCTTCCTTCCCGCCAGCGGCTGGTCGTACTGGGCGCTGGCCTCGCAACGACGCTTTTGCATCCCACCATCTACTCGCTGCTGCATGGCCACGGCTACGGATTCCCAGAAGAGCCCGGCTTACGCATGCTTCTCAGCTATGCCGCATTGATGCCCGTGGTCTTGATCAGCAGCTTGTGGTGGTGGCGGATAGTTGTGGAGCTGGACAGGCACCGGCTCATGGCAGGGGAACTGGCCGTTGCCCAGGAGCGGCTACGCTTCGCCGCGGACCTGCATGATATCCAGGGGCACCACCTCCAAGTCATTGCCCTGAAGTCCGAACTTGCGGAACGACTGCTCACTGTCGATCTCGATGCTGCCCGCGGGCATATTCACGATGCCCGGCTCTCCGCAAAACAGGCGCTGGAGGAAACCCGCTCCCTGGTCTCCGGATACCGCGGAACAGTTCTCGAAAACGAACTCGAGAACGCACGCGAAGTACTTTCGGCCGCTGGAGCGCATTGCGAACTCACGATTGACCCGATTCCTGGAAACCCCGACGTTCATAAAGCGCTGGCCATGGCGGTTCGCGAAGCCACCACCAACATCCTCAGGCACAGCGATGCAACACTGGCTTCCATCACGCTGGTTGCTTCCGCGGATAGCTGCACCCTCACCATTCGCAACAACGGAGTGACAAGCGATTCGCTCGTCAGCAAGTCACCCGGCAATGGCCTTGCCGGCCTTCGCGAACGGATCTCGGCGCTGGGTGGTCAGCTCGAAACGATCCTGGACGCGGAGCGCTTTGAACTTCAGGCGTCGGTCCCCTCCAAAGGAATTGCTTCGTGA
- a CDS encoding TetR/AcrR family transcriptional regulator: MLGTQAAERLPMPAPTPAPSALPARRRAGRPTAAILDQDGITTAALDLISSKGYDGLTMAALARSLGVAPSALYNHVASKDDVLLLLEDHLAAMVDVSAFGVEPWDVAVRRWAWSYRDVFSEHTPLIPVIAVLPVANAPKTLAMYEAVTAGFRDAGFPEEKIISAIVALEAFVFGAAYDVTAPEDIFDAGSLAEQVPNFTAAVDRLALEQHARPTDVAFSLGLEALITGFGALRG; the protein is encoded by the coding sequence ATGCTGGGGACACAGGCAGCAGAAAGGCTTCCGATGCCCGCACCAACTCCCGCTCCTTCCGCGCTCCCCGCGCGCCGCCGCGCCGGTCGGCCGACCGCGGCAATCCTGGACCAGGACGGCATCACGACGGCGGCACTCGACTTGATCAGCAGCAAGGGTTATGACGGACTCACCATGGCGGCCCTGGCACGCTCCCTCGGCGTCGCGCCTTCTGCCCTGTACAACCACGTAGCCTCCAAGGATGACGTGTTGCTGCTGCTGGAGGACCACTTGGCGGCGATGGTGGATGTCTCCGCCTTTGGGGTGGAACCGTGGGATGTTGCTGTGCGTCGTTGGGCGTGGTCCTACCGGGATGTGTTCTCGGAGCATACGCCGCTGATCCCTGTGATTGCAGTACTTCCGGTGGCCAATGCCCCGAAGACCCTGGCCATGTACGAGGCCGTTACCGCCGGCTTCCGGGACGCCGGATTCCCCGAAGAAAAAATCATCTCGGCAATTGTCGCGTTGGAAGCCTTTGTGTTCGGGGCCGCTTACGACGTCACCGCGCCGGAGGACATCTTCGACGCCGGCAGCCTCGCCGAACAGGTCCCCAACTTCACGGCCGCCGTGGATCGGCTGGCCCTGGAACAGCATGCGCGTCCCACGGATGTTGCCTTCAGTTTGGGACTCGAGGCGCTGATTACCGGGTTCGGGGCGCTGCGGGGGTAG
- a CDS encoding response regulator transcription factor gives MNDRDDPQRIRLLIADDEHLIRGALEALLGLEPDIEVVASADNGATAAELAQEFQPDICLLDLEMPRMDGVEAAARILSTVKTRVIIVTRHARPGVLRRALASKVSGFVPKSTPAEDLAHVIRDVAGGKRYIDPEIAATALAAERCPLTDRELDALRFSRSTSSVSQVAEQLRLAPGTVRNYLSSAMMKLGAVSRHDAAEKAWQQGWI, from the coding sequence GTGAACGATCGTGATGACCCGCAGCGCATCCGTTTGCTGATAGCCGACGACGAACATCTCATCCGCGGCGCCTTGGAGGCCCTTTTAGGGCTGGAGCCTGATATCGAGGTGGTGGCCAGTGCCGACAACGGTGCCACCGCCGCCGAGTTAGCACAGGAGTTTCAGCCGGACATCTGCCTCTTGGACTTGGAAATGCCCAGGATGGATGGAGTAGAGGCAGCAGCCCGCATCCTGTCCACCGTCAAAACACGAGTCATTATTGTCACGCGTCATGCCCGGCCCGGGGTGTTGCGCAGGGCATTGGCCTCGAAGGTTTCAGGCTTCGTCCCCAAATCCACCCCGGCTGAAGACCTGGCCCACGTCATCCGTGACGTGGCTGGCGGCAAAAGGTATATCGACCCTGAAATTGCAGCGACTGCCCTGGCCGCCGAGCGCTGCCCCCTCACCGACCGCGAACTTGACGCATTGAGGTTCAGCCGGTCGACGTCCAGCGTGTCGCAGGTTGCCGAGCAATTGCGGCTCGCCCCCGGCACCGTGCGCAATTACCTGTCCTCGGCGATGATGAAACTCGGGGCCGTTTCGCGGCACGATGCCGCCGAGAAAGCCTGGCAACAGGGCTGGATCTGA
- a CDS encoding RNA polymerase sigma factor: protein MSYLSRAPDREEAFRALYESAYADLLKFVQRRADVANAEDVVAEAFLIVWRRFSEAPKHQEDARAWLFGITRNLMLNARRGEQRRQALGVRLAEATATSHVDSHADLVSSRVDLGRAWALLSEVHQEALGLAIFENLAAPQAAHVVGISPVAFRLRLTRARRALRLLLDHIPQNESLPPATFPEKATTP, encoded by the coding sequence ATGAGCTACCTATCAAGAGCCCCCGACCGGGAAGAGGCCTTTCGGGCGCTGTACGAATCCGCCTACGCTGACCTGCTCAAGTTTGTTCAGCGTCGCGCGGACGTGGCGAATGCCGAGGATGTAGTGGCTGAGGCATTTCTTATCGTGTGGCGGCGGTTTTCGGAAGCGCCGAAGCACCAGGAGGACGCCCGGGCCTGGCTCTTTGGCATCACACGGAATCTCATGCTGAATGCCCGCCGCGGAGAACAGCGGCGGCAGGCCCTGGGCGTCCGACTGGCTGAGGCGACAGCCACATCCCATGTCGATTCCCACGCTGACCTGGTCAGCAGCCGCGTTGACTTAGGCAGAGCCTGGGCCCTTCTCTCCGAAGTCCACCAAGAGGCCCTTGGGCTTGCAATCTTCGAGAACCTGGCTGCACCCCAGGCAGCGCACGTGGTGGGCATCTCCCCAGTCGCGTTCAGGCTCCGGCTCACCCGCGCAAGGCGGGCCCTGCGACTGCTTCTTGACCACATCCCCCAGAATGAGTCGCTGCCGCCAGCGACGTTTCCCGAAAAGGCCACGACACCATGA